From Chryseobacterium sp. IHB B 17019, one genomic window encodes:
- a CDS encoding sensor histidine kinase, producing MITLILFNIFFVLFVAAIMVYIRKYKHRKKEYLNEIEVKNEIHKRELLATQLEIQQATMQQIGRELHDNIGQKLTLVSLYTQQLLYENKVPEVSERIDQVSQIINQSLQDLRSLSKTLTDDNINQKEIVTLIQEEVDNTNSFKKCKVSFEHNFKQLDLGFAHKNVLLRITQEFIQNSIKHAKCKNIFINLNTSEESLWELNIKDDGVGFDKSNIKSNGIGLTNMKNRAEIIGADFSLDSEKSKGTTLNIILKRQP from the coding sequence TTGATAACACTCATCCTTTTCAACATATTTTTTGTGTTGTTTGTGGCCGCCATCATGGTTTATATCCGAAAATATAAGCATCGCAAAAAGGAATATTTAAATGAAATTGAAGTAAAAAACGAAATTCATAAACGTGAGCTTTTGGCCACTCAACTGGAAATCCAACAAGCAACCATGCAGCAGATCGGGCGCGAGCTTCATGATAATATCGGGCAGAAATTAACATTGGTAAGCCTTTATACACAGCAACTTCTGTATGAAAACAAAGTTCCGGAAGTCAGTGAAAGAATCGATCAGGTTTCACAAATCATCAACCAGTCGTTGCAGGATTTGAGAAGCCTTTCAAAAACTTTGACGGATGATAATATTAACCAAAAGGAAATCGTAACTTTAATACAGGAAGAAGTAGACAATACCAATTCTTTTAAAAAATGTAAAGTAAGTTTTGAGCATAATTTTAAACAGCTCGATTTAGGATTTGCCCACAAAAATGTACTTTTGAGGATAACGCAGGAATTTATTCAGAACAGCATAAAACATGCAAAATGCAAGAATATTTTCATTAACCTGAATACTTCCGAAGAATCACTTTGGGAACTGAATATCAAAGATGATGGTGTAGGATTCGACAAATCGAACATTAAATCCAACGGCATCGGACTTACCAACATGAAAAACAGAGCCGAGATCATCGGGGCAGATTTCAGTCTCGACAGTGAGAAAAGCAAGGGAACAACGCTCAATATTATTTTAAAAAGACAGCCATGA
- a CDS encoding response regulator transcription factor — protein sequence MKKTIVIVDDHVLIAKALEGIIDNFKEFEVIYVAENGKDLIQKFENNSKVPDIILMDISMPIMDGFETVLWLKEHHPNIKVMALSMQGDDKSVIKMIKNGAKGYLLKNTHPKELENALTKLNTDGFFYPEWASKIIFSNMNNEDSANSIRISDREKEFLKYTVTELSYKEIADKMCCSPRTVESYRDQLCDKLDLKTRVGLAVFAIKNGFAES from the coding sequence ATGAAAAAGACAATCGTAATTGTTGACGATCACGTACTTATCGCCAAAGCTTTAGAAGGAATTATTGATAATTTTAAAGAGTTTGAAGTCATCTACGTTGCCGAAAACGGAAAAGACCTCATCCAGAAATTTGAAAACAACAGCAAAGTTCCGGATATCATTTTAATGGATATCAGCATGCCGATCATGGATGGTTTTGAAACCGTTCTCTGGCTTAAGGAACACCACCCGAACATCAAAGTAATGGCGCTGAGCATGCAGGGTGACGACAAAAGTGTGATCAAAATGATCAAAAATGGAGCAAAAGGCTACTTACTGAAAAACACCCATCCGAAAGAGCTGGAAAACGCCTTAACAAAACTCAATACAGACGGATTTTTCTACCCGGAATGGGCTTCAAAGATTATTTTTTCCAATATGAATAACGAAGATTCTGCGAACAGTATAAGAATTTCCGACCGCGAAAAAGAGTTTTTGAAATACACCGTAACCGAGCTGAGCTACAAAGAAATTGCCGATAAAATGTGCTGCAGCCCAAGAACCGTGGAAAGTTACAGGGATCAGCTTTGTGATAAATTAGATCTAAAAACCCGCGTCGGACTGGCTGTTTTTGCCATTAAAAACGGTTTTGCGGAATCTTAA
- a CDS encoding zinc metalloprotease, giving the protein MKKLLFGILALGLVSSCNNDNLTNQSEDSSTTPESSGLFKRGCASEEVRQEALKNNAQLRQKYEALEAHTEKFMNDVKLGKVLPDGTVEIPVVVNVLYRTAAENISDAQIQSQINTLNADFSATNSDINKIPTEFAAVAAGNTGVKFRLAQVNRKSTTVRNWRTNDAMKKTSSKGLDATDPTHYFNIWVVGEMGSVLGYATFPESAGLWNDGVVIAAKYFGNTSAVPYNLGRTATHEVGHYLNLRHIWGDANCGNDLVADTPTQTTANYGKPTYPLLNTCSGVQRSVMFMNYMDYVDDAAMFMFSGGQKTRIQSVIASAGPRAGLRIN; this is encoded by the coding sequence ATGAAAAAACTATTATTCGGAATCCTTGCGCTGGGATTAGTATCATCTTGTAACAATGACAATTTGACCAACCAGTCTGAAGATTCATCCACAACTCCTGAATCATCAGGTTTATTCAAAAGAGGTTGTGCTTCTGAAGAAGTACGCCAGGAAGCTTTAAAAAACAATGCTCAGCTTAGGCAGAAATACGAAGCTTTGGAAGCCCATACTGAAAAGTTCATGAATGATGTAAAACTAGGAAAAGTCCTTCCCGATGGTACGGTGGAGATTCCTGTGGTTGTAAATGTTCTTTACAGAACGGCAGCAGAGAATATTTCAGATGCACAGATCCAGTCTCAGATTAATACACTGAACGCCGATTTTTCAGCCACAAATAGTGATATTAATAAAATCCCGACAGAATTTGCTGCTGTAGCCGCAGGAAACACAGGCGTAAAATTCCGTCTGGCACAGGTAAACAGAAAATCTACAACGGTAAGAAACTGGAGAACGAATGATGCAATGAAGAAAACTTCATCCAAAGGATTGGATGCTACCGACCCTACTCATTATTTTAACATTTGGGTAGTGGGAGAAATGGGAAGTGTATTAGGATACGCAACTTTCCCTGAATCTGCAGGACTTTGGAATGACGGCGTTGTAATTGCAGCCAAATATTTCGGTAATACTTCTGCAGTTCCTTATAACTTAGGAAGAACTGCGACTCATGAAGTAGGTCATTACCTGAACTTAAGACACATCTGGGGAGATGCTAATTGCGGAAATGACCTGGTAGCGGATACTCCAACACAGACTACCGCCAATTATGGTAAGCCGACTTATCCTTTGCTTAATACATGCAGCGGCGTTCAGAGATCTGTGATGTTCATGAATTATATGGACTATGTGGATGATGCAGCGATGTTTATGTTCTCAGGAGGGCAGAAAACAAGAATTCAATCTGTAATTGCTTCAGCAGGACCAAGAGCAGGATTGAGGATAAATTAA
- a CDS encoding M1 family metallopeptidase gives MKRLVLGLLLLASWQFSAQELYMPRNIKKAYENGTRDLSGAPGKNYWQNKGIYNVEVKVDANSKTVSGKETIVYSNNSPDDLDELAIRFVNNLHKPQSPRSGFVSKDFLSLGLDIKSFIVNGEKYTVNSDDWGTVEKIKLNSALKSKAKAEIKIEWEYPLSVQSGREGQIDPETFYVAYSFPRISVYDDYNGWDMLPHSDRQEFYNDFNDYNFAITAPKNYVVWATGDFLNPDAVLQPEYLKRYKASLKSDKVIHIATKQEMESGKVTKQNKWNVWKFKANHITDFCFALSNHYVWDAASVQLKTKRASVQAGYRPEAKDFEHYVDWMRYNLDWFSKNWPGIEYPYNVMTAIQGYADMEYPMMINDSSIPDNFQDARLTADHEIAHTYFPFYMGINETRYAFMDEGWATTLEYLIGIDENGEAAAKEFYQNFRVKRWINDPSAEQDQPIISMSTQVSGAGYGNNSYVKASLSYLALKDYLGDDLFKKALHHYMNNWNGKHPTPWDYFNSMNTGSGKNLNWFFNNWFYTNNYIDLKISNISQMNDLLTVNIDNVGGFAIPFDALLTYEDGTVEKLHFSPSVWEKDQKQTMLTIPIKKKVKSVNLDGGIYIDYTPEDNLKNI, from the coding sequence ATGAAAAGATTGGTTTTGGGTTTATTGCTGTTGGCTTCATGGCAATTTTCCGCGCAGGAACTATATATGCCGAGAAATATTAAAAAAGCCTACGAAAACGGAACCCGCGATTTGTCGGGAGCACCGGGCAAAAATTATTGGCAGAATAAGGGAATTTATAATGTTGAAGTAAAGGTGGACGCCAACTCAAAAACAGTTTCAGGGAAAGAAACAATTGTCTACAGCAACAACAGCCCGGACGATCTTGATGAATTAGCCATAAGATTCGTTAATAATCTTCACAAGCCACAATCTCCAAGATCCGGTTTTGTTTCCAAGGATTTTTTGTCTTTAGGTTTAGATATTAAATCATTTATCGTAAATGGTGAAAAATATACTGTAAATAGTGATGATTGGGGAACGGTTGAAAAGATAAAATTAAATTCAGCTTTAAAATCTAAAGCAAAAGCAGAAATAAAAATAGAGTGGGAATATCCGTTATCCGTACAAAGCGGAAGGGAAGGGCAGATTGATCCCGAAACATTTTACGTAGCCTATTCTTTCCCGAGAATCTCTGTATATGACGACTACAACGGTTGGGATATGCTTCCACATTCTGATAGACAGGAATTTTACAATGATTTTAATGATTATAATTTTGCGATCACGGCTCCTAAAAATTATGTTGTCTGGGCAACGGGGGATTTTTTAAATCCTGATGCTGTTTTGCAGCCTGAATATTTGAAAAGATATAAAGCTTCCTTAAAAAGCGATAAGGTAATTCATATTGCGACCAAACAGGAAATGGAATCCGGAAAAGTGACCAAACAAAATAAATGGAATGTCTGGAAATTCAAGGCCAACCACATCACGGATTTTTGTTTTGCATTGAGCAATCATTATGTCTGGGATGCGGCAAGTGTTCAGCTGAAAACAAAAAGAGCCAGTGTTCAGGCGGGTTACAGGCCGGAAGCAAAAGATTTTGAACATTATGTAGACTGGATGCGTTACAACCTGGATTGGTTCTCAAAAAACTGGCCGGGTATAGAATATCCGTACAATGTAATGACGGCAATTCAAGGGTATGCTGACATGGAATATCCAATGATGATCAACGATTCCAGCATTCCGGATAATTTTCAGGATGCGAGATTGACGGCAGATCATGAGATTGCACACACGTATTTTCCTTTTTACATGGGAATTAACGAGACGCGGTATGCTTTCATGGATGAAGGCTGGGCAACCACTCTGGAATATCTAATTGGGATTGATGAAAATGGTGAAGCTGCGGCGAAAGAATTTTACCAGAATTTCAGGGTAAAAAGATGGATCAATGATCCTTCGGCAGAACAGGATCAGCCAATTATTTCGATGAGTACGCAGGTAAGTGGAGCAGGATATGGAAACAATTCTTATGTGAAAGCTTCTTTGTCTTATTTAGCTTTAAAGGATTATCTGGGTGATGATTTATTTAAAAAAGCATTACATCATTATATGAACAACTGGAACGGGAAACACCCAACTCCATGGGATTATTTTAATTCGATGAATACAGGATCCGGGAAAAATCTGAACTGGTTCTTCAACAACTGGTTTTATACCAACAATTATATTGATCTTAAAATCTCCAATATTTCTCAAATGAACGATCTTCTTACTGTGAATATTGACAATGTCGGAGGTTTTGCTATTCCTTTTGATGCGTTGTTGACTTATGAAGACGGAACTGTGGAAAAGCTGCATTTTTCACCATCAGTTTGGGAAAAAGACCAAAAACAAACCATGCTGACCATTCCGATTAAGAAAAAAGTAAAATCTGTGAATCTGGATGGTGGTATTTATATAGATTATACGCCGGAAGATAATTTGAAAAATATATAA
- a CDS encoding endonuclease/exonuclease/phosphatase family protein, giving the protein MNFRFSIVFMMFFALGFSQDLKVMSFNIRLNVDSDKENSWTNRKQDVADLLTYYHPDYFGVQEALPDQMKDIKNGLKNYDYVGVGRDDGKEKGEFSAIFYDTNRLQIVNSGTFWLSETPEKPSKGWDAALNRICTYAVFKDKKSKKEFMALNIHFDHIGNVARVKSSELILKKIKEINPKNLPVALSGDFNLTEDSEPIKIISQNLQDTFYHSETKHYGPKGTFTAFNVNEVPKDRIDYIFTKGFKIKSHRHINDRRENLLYPSDHFPVLVDLQF; this is encoded by the coding sequence ATGAATTTCAGATTTTCAATCGTATTTATGATGTTTTTTGCGTTGGGGTTTTCTCAGGATCTTAAAGTAATGAGTTTCAATATCAGGCTGAATGTAGATTCTGATAAAGAGAATTCGTGGACGAACAGAAAACAGGATGTTGCAGATTTATTAACGTACTATCATCCCGATTATTTCGGCGTTCAGGAAGCACTTCCGGATCAGATGAAGGATATTAAAAACGGTTTAAAAAATTACGATTATGTAGGTGTTGGAAGAGATGATGGTAAGGAAAAAGGAGAGTTTTCTGCTATTTTTTATGATACAAACAGATTGCAGATTGTTAATTCAGGAACGTTCTGGCTTTCCGAAACGCCTGAAAAACCTTCAAAAGGCTGGGATGCTGCTTTGAATAGAATCTGTACTTACGCTGTTTTCAAGGATAAAAAATCTAAGAAAGAATTTATGGCACTGAACATTCATTTTGATCATATCGGAAATGTTGCAAGGGTAAAATCTTCAGAATTAATTTTAAAGAAAATCAAAGAAATCAATCCTAAAAATTTACCTGTAGCTTTAAGCGGTGATTTTAATTTAACGGAAGACTCAGAACCGATTAAAATTATTTCACAAAACCTGCAGGATACTTTTTATCATTCTGAAACGAAACATTACGGCCCGAAAGGAACTTTTACAGCATTCAATGTCAATGAAGTTCCAAAAGACAGGATTGATTATATTTTTACAAAAGGTTTCAAAATAAAATCTCACCGACATATTAACGACAGAAGGGAAAACCTGCTGTATCCATCGGATCATTTCCCGGTTTTGGTAGATTTGCAGTTTTAA
- a CDS encoding S8 family peptidase, translating into MEKERYIVVLDDQQKNSLRKVENELEVTITSSEFLSSENRSYEVIDNENGVLYKNLGILVVENMDEAQLKSAVKNDSNPIVYFEKEREFFSADELSIINELKKQSAEIAGKITELEKYIINKPLPQKPLVEMEWGLKALGLESSLYTGKDVDICILDTGLELSHPDFSGREIEGKSFISGEDWNRDPNGHGTHCAGVAAGNIRLDNGKRYGVAKDVNLKIAKVLSDAGKGTTSSVIDAIDWAITKKFRILSLSLASVVKLNEAPSPLFETVGARALENNCLIIAAAGNDSSRPSIPKPVSSPANAASIMSVAAIDGQMKVAKFSNAGLNPTTGGCINICAPGVDIISSYPKNTKNKSSDYYAMSGTSMAAPHVSGLAALFMEQFPEKSAKEIWELIETKAKPIEGLKYRDIGSGLIQV; encoded by the coding sequence ATGGAAAAAGAAAGATATATTGTTGTTTTGGATGATCAGCAGAAAAATTCCCTCAGAAAAGTGGAGAATGAATTGGAGGTCACCATCACCTCATCAGAATTTCTTTCATCTGAAAACCGTTCTTATGAAGTGATTGATAATGAAAACGGAGTTTTATACAAAAACCTCGGCATTCTGGTCGTTGAAAATATGGATGAAGCACAACTGAAAAGTGCCGTAAAAAACGACTCGAATCCGATCGTTTATTTTGAAAAAGAAAGAGAATTTTTTTCAGCAGATGAATTATCAATTATTAATGAATTGAAAAAGCAGTCCGCAGAAATTGCAGGCAAAATCACCGAGCTGGAAAAGTATATTATAAATAAGCCGCTGCCTCAAAAACCCTTGGTAGAAATGGAGTGGGGCTTAAAAGCTTTAGGTCTCGAAAGCTCCCTGTACACGGGAAAAGATGTTGATATCTGTATTCTGGATACCGGCCTTGAGCTTTCGCATCCTGATTTTTCAGGAAGAGAAATTGAAGGAAAATCTTTCATAAGCGGGGAAGACTGGAACCGCGATCCCAACGGTCACGGAACCCATTGCGCCGGAGTTGCAGCGGGAAATATCAGGCTCGACAACGGAAAACGTTATGGAGTTGCAAAAGATGTTAATTTAAAAATTGCCAAAGTTCTTTCCGATGCAGGAAAAGGAACAACAAGCAGCGTCATTGATGCGATAGACTGGGCGATTACCAAGAAATTCAGGATTCTATCATTGTCATTAGCATCTGTAGTAAAATTAAATGAAGCACCATCACCGCTTTTTGAAACGGTAGGAGCGAGAGCGTTGGAAAATAACTGTTTAATCATAGCTGCAGCCGGAAACGACAGCAGTCGGCCTTCTATTCCGAAACCTGTTTCTTCTCCCGCCAATGCCGCTTCCATCATGTCGGTTGCTGCGATTGACGGACAAATGAAAGTCGCAAAATTTTCTAATGCCGGGCTCAATCCTACCACAGGAGGCTGCATAAATATTTGCGCTCCAGGGGTTGATATTATCAGTTCGTATCCCAAAAATACAAAAAATAAAAGCAGTGATTATTACGCCATGAGCGGTACAAGTATGGCTGCACCACATGTTTCAGGACTTGCCGCGCTTTTCATGGAGCAGTTTCCCGAAAAATCTGCAAAAGAAATCTGGGAACTGATAGAAACCAAAGCAAAACCGATTGAAGGATTGAAATATCGTGACATCGGAAGCGGATTAATACAGGTTTAA
- a CDS encoding DUF2589 domain-containing protein produces METLKSVLEANHTKKSKNELIDLLTGLEKSLTPAVYEKVSGIETSELANLSNKDLLSIIENFKKNYDEKWEKSFAGVSSEILKMISGRMAADDQVFKTSGAESADFAAELGSIDFAKIIGGPLDACVKAQSNAAISTVNFIQQVGFEKDGDNNKLRMAEFKYKKHVPNPEYKNEEETPNVDATIEQDVEISVPFIALLNVPSFRIETCDVDFNVKLNSTYTKDVSDEFGIKAGASGGFGPVKFNVDVSYKRTSSTGIKVEKEYSLGVKVKATNDEMPAGLEKVLGLLAQ; encoded by the coding sequence ATGGAAACATTAAAGTCGGTGTTGGAAGCAAACCACACTAAGAAATCAAAAAATGAATTGATCGACCTTTTAACAGGATTGGAAAAATCATTAACCCCTGCAGTTTACGAAAAAGTTTCAGGAATCGAAACTTCTGAGCTGGCAAATCTTTCAAACAAAGACTTATTAAGCATCATCGAAAACTTCAAGAAAAATTACGATGAAAAATGGGAGAAGTCTTTCGCTGGAGTGTCTTCAGAAATATTAAAAATGATTTCCGGAAGAATGGCTGCTGATGATCAGGTTTTTAAAACGTCAGGTGCGGAAAGTGCAGATTTTGCGGCAGAATTAGGAAGTATCGATTTCGCGAAAATCATCGGAGGACCGCTTGATGCTTGTGTAAAAGCTCAGTCTAATGCAGCGATCAGTACGGTAAATTTCATCCAACAAGTTGGATTTGAAAAAGACGGGGACAACAACAAACTTCGTATGGCAGAATTCAAGTACAAAAAACATGTGCCGAATCCTGAGTACAAAAATGAAGAAGAAACTCCAAACGTTGATGCTACGATCGAGCAGGATGTTGAAATTTCAGTTCCTTTCATCGCATTATTGAATGTTCCAAGCTTTAGAATCGAAACTTGTGATGTAGATTTTAACGTAAAATTAAATTCAACGTATACAAAAGACGTAAGCGACGAATTCGGGATCAAAGCAGGAGCTTCAGGAGGTTTCGGGCCGGTGAAATTCAATGTGGACGTTTCTTACAAGAGAACTTCAAGCACAGGAATTAAAGTGGAAAAAGAATATTCTCTTGGAGTAAAAGTAAAGGCTACGAATGACGAAATGCCTGCAGGATTGGAAAAAGTTCTTGGATTGCTTGCTCAATAA
- a CDS encoding SDR family oxidoreductase produces the protein MNLYTQPMLREDALKDKVAIVTGGGSGLGKAMTKYFLQLGAKVVITSRNLEKLQGTAKELEEETGGKVLCVACDVRNWDEVEAMKEATLKEFGKIDILLNNAAGNFISPTERLTHSAFDSILDIVLKGTKNCTLSIGKHWIDSKTSGTVLNIVTTYAWTGSAYVVPSACAKAGVLAMTRSLAVEWGKYNIRFNAIAPGPFPTKGAWDRLLPGDMKDQFDLAKKNPLKRVGEHQELANLAAYLVSDFSSFVNGEVVTIDGGEWLQGAGEFNMLEAIPQEMWDALEAMIKAKKSN, from the coding sequence ATGAATCTATATACACAGCCGATGTTGCGTGAAGATGCTTTGAAAGATAAAGTTGCCATCGTTACTGGTGGCGGAAGCGGACTTGGAAAGGCAATGACCAAATATTTCCTTCAATTGGGTGCAAAAGTAGTGATCACTTCCAGAAATTTGGAGAAATTACAGGGAACAGCCAAAGAATTGGAAGAGGAAACGGGCGGAAAAGTTCTTTGCGTTGCATGTGACGTAAGAAATTGGGATGAGGTGGAAGCGATGAAAGAAGCGACATTAAAAGAATTCGGAAAAATCGATATTCTATTAAATAATGCAGCAGGAAATTTCATTTCTCCAACAGAAAGATTGACACATTCCGCATTTGATTCTATTTTAGATATTGTTTTAAAAGGAACAAAAAACTGTACACTTTCTATCGGAAAACACTGGATTGATTCAAAAACTTCGGGTACGGTTTTAAATATTGTAACAACTTACGCCTGGACAGGTTCTGCTTACGTCGTTCCATCAGCTTGTGCAAAAGCAGGGGTTTTAGCAATGACAAGATCTCTCGCTGTTGAGTGGGGAAAATATAATATTCGTTTTAATGCAATCGCGCCGGGACCGTTTCCTACGAAAGGAGCTTGGGACAGATTGCTTCCGGGTGATATGAAAGATCAGTTTGATTTAGCTAAAAAAAATCCGCTGAAAAGAGTCGGAGAACATCAGGAACTGGCCAATCTTGCTGCTTACCTCGTTTCTGATTTTTCATCTTTTGTAAATGGTGAAGTCGTAACAATTGATGGCGGAGAGTGGTTGCAGGGTGCAGGCGAATTTAATATGCTGGAAGCTATTCCACAGGAAATGTGGGATGCATTGGAAGCAATGATTAAGGCCAAGAAGTCTAATTAA
- a CDS encoding DUF1573 domain-containing protein — MKNLKITAFLAVLAFSPFYANVFPVEGTPVVKVLADAIKWKSESIDVGNIPQGKPKLIRFEFTNTTKKPIVIENVAPSCGCTTADYTKTPILPGKKGFVEASYNAAAPGAFMKTVNVTTSDSKTPKTLSFKGTVVTS, encoded by the coding sequence ATGAAAAATTTAAAAATTACAGCTTTTTTAGCAGTTTTGGCATTCTCTCCGTTTTACGCAAATGTGTTTCCTGTTGAAGGAACCCCTGTCGTAAAAGTACTTGCAGATGCAATCAAATGGAAATCAGAATCTATTGATGTTGGAAATATTCCTCAGGGAAAACCAAAATTAATCAGATTTGAATTTACTAACACAACGAAAAAGCCAATCGTTATCGAAAATGTAGCACCATCATGTGGTTGTACAACAGCAGATTACACAAAAACGCCAATTCTTCCGGGAAAAAAAGGATTTGTAGAAGCAAGCTATAATGCAGCAGCTCCGGGTGCATTTATGAAAACGGTAAACGTTACCACAAGCGACAGCAAAACTCCAAAAACTCTTTCTTTTAAGGGAACTGTGGTGACTTCATAA
- a CDS encoding sensor histidine kinase, whose amino-acid sequence MEIKKLNIIITLGLIAIIGILIAQLLWTRQAYNLEDKKFNQTVNIALLEVVDKLSGGKTSFNESPVQNISNDYYVVNINNEFHPAVLEHYLKTEFTRLQINTDYVYALYNCHSDKMVYGKYISTHQESPNNKVIKFPKHKNLVYYFSIRFPDKTTYLISSLRFWYLLTFALIIILLVYVYSIYTIIQQKKFSELQRDFINNMTHEFKTPLSSILLASEALKKQEIIKENPKLQTYISIITDQSYKLNNHIEKILNIAKNDASGLSLKPQRIILLPFIQEIADTIKQKNENLSVKIEIDSNISIIADEFHFTNIIYNILDNSIKYCETKPEIIISSFKDVKGLYLKFKDNGIGIPAKNIPHIFDKFYRINTKKSDEVNGFGLGLFYVKKIVQQHNWKISVENNIDKGITVTLFLPSQK is encoded by the coding sequence ATGGAAATAAAAAAACTCAATATTATAATAACTCTCGGGTTGATCGCTATTATCGGAATTTTGATAGCCCAACTTCTATGGACAAGACAAGCATATAATCTTGAGGATAAAAAATTTAACCAAACGGTGAACATTGCTTTGCTGGAAGTGGTTGACAAACTTTCTGGTGGGAAAACTTCTTTTAATGAAAGCCCGGTACAGAATATTTCTAATGACTATTATGTGGTAAATATCAATAATGAATTTCATCCAGCAGTATTGGAACATTATCTTAAAACTGAATTTACACGTCTGCAAATAAATACCGATTATGTTTACGCATTATACAATTGCCATAGTGACAAAATGGTTTATGGAAAATACATCTCTACTCATCAGGAAAGTCCAAATAATAAGGTTATTAAATTCCCAAAACATAAAAATCTGGTGTATTATTTTTCAATCCGTTTTCCGGATAAAACGACGTATCTGATTAGTTCGCTGCGTTTTTGGTATTTGCTGACGTTTGCTCTTATCATCATTCTTTTGGTGTATGTTTATTCTATTTATACGATTATTCAACAGAAAAAATTCTCGGAGCTGCAACGGGATTTTATCAACAATATGACCCATGAGTTCAAGACTCCTCTTTCATCCATACTTTTGGCTTCAGAAGCATTGAAAAAGCAAGAAATAATAAAGGAAAATCCTAAACTACAAACCTATATTTCGATTATCACCGATCAAAGTTACAAGCTTAATAATCATATTGAAAAAATATTGAATATTGCTAAAAATGACGCTTCGGGATTGTCATTAAAACCTCAAAGAATAATTTTATTGCCTTTTATTCAGGAAATTGCAGACACCATAAAGCAAAAGAATGAAAATCTTTCTGTCAAAATAGAAATTGACAGCAATATATCAATCATTGCAGATGAATTTCACTTTACAAATATCATTTATAATATTTTAGATAATTCTATTAAATATTGCGAAACTAAACCTGAAATTATTATTTCTTCATTTAAGGATGTAAAAGGTTTATATTTAAAATTTAAAGATAACGGGATAGGAATTCCTGCTAAAAATATTCCTCATATTTTTGATAAATTTTACCGGATCAATACAAAAAAAAGTGATGAGGTGAACGGTTTTGGACTGGGCTTATTTTATGTAAAAAAAATCGTTCAACAGCATAACTGGAAGATTTCAGTTGAAAACAACATCGATAAAGGGATTACTGTCACGCTGTTTTTACCGTCACAAAAATAA
- a CDS encoding response regulator transcription factor, with the protein MEKSKILYAEDDKTIAFLIQDSLENYYEIDCYSDGKSALEAFNNGSFDICLLDIMMPEMNGFELAQYIRDKNSEIPIIFISAKALKEDRIKGLKIGADDYLVKPFSIEELILKIEVFLKRSKKTESFPQKYKVGKYNFDPKNYTLQDVENTISLTQRESELLLYFILHKNTVLKRQDILKAVWGDDDYFMGRSLDVFISRLRKVFANEQNIIIENLHGIGFRFSEK; encoded by the coding sequence ATGGAAAAATCTAAAATTTTATATGCCGAAGATGATAAAACCATCGCTTTTCTAATTCAGGATAGTCTGGAAAATTATTATGAAATCGACTGTTATTCTGACGGGAAATCGGCACTTGAAGCATTCAATAATGGAAGTTTCGACATCTGCCTGTTAGATATCATGATGCCTGAAATGAACGGTTTTGAATTGGCACAATATATTCGCGATAAAAACTCTGAAATCCCTATCATTTTCATCTCCGCAAAAGCTTTGAAAGAAGACAGAATTAAAGGCCTGAAAATCGGAGCAGATGATTATCTGGTAAAACCATTCAGTATTGAGGAACTTATTCTTAAAATTGAAGTTTTCCTGAAACGATCAAAGAAAACAGAATCTTTTCCTCAGAAATACAAAGTCGGAAAATACAATTTCGATCCTAAAAATTACACTTTACAAGATGTAGAAAACACTATTTCGCTTACCCAAAGAGAATCCGAATTGCTTCTATATTTCATCCTCCACAAAAATACAGTCTTAAAAAGGCAGGATATTTTAAAAGCCGTTTGGGGCGACGATGATTATTTTATGGGACGAAGTCTGGATGTTTTTATTTCAAGATTGAGAAAAGTTTTTGCCAATGAACAAAATATAATCATTGAAAATCTGCACGGAATTGGTTTCCGCTTTTCTGAAAAATAA